Part of the Rhipicephalus sanguineus isolate Rsan-2018 chromosome 5, BIME_Rsan_1.4, whole genome shotgun sequence genome is shown below.
gccgctgtgGCGTTTTCGCTTTATATTCGCTTCCCAAGCGTGAATGCGCCATAATgctcttgtcgttttcgcacatgcattccacgtcgaggcggaaaactTTGCCTCAGTTACAATGACACTTTCACCACTCATTAACAAagcttgttaattaacttttttattattgACTCGAGGGCtaggtgtttatattagaaagttgtagtgtgtaccaatttatggcatacctgtattttacaaatcacaaaagttccgcgtagttcgagatatttttCATCGAATGTCAagagcgaaatcgaaactgatcgcgcaaagcgcgcacgaagcgcgaccgttctgctgcgtcagaccggaactacgaGTCACATGGgagcgacgaaatttgaatgaaggcgcgccgcggccgtattatttcgtgaaaagctgcaaagtcatctcacttgtgtcCGCGCATCGTCTTATTTccgcgcgtagtgtttggtgcttgtccgtttctttcgagctgtgcacaagaaaaccacgatatcaacTTTTCCTTTGTCTGGTAAGCATAAAACACAGGGGCTGCCGCGTCGGCGCTACTTCTTGCAGACACGCTAAATAGTTATTCGTGCCTCTCTATAGTTTTAGACAGAAACACATAAGCACTGCCCATCGCgcacaaacattaagctgtcaACTTGTATATTTCAAAATGCTTGCCGATTATTCTGGTCAGATTCTGCTTCTGCGCGCCTTCATTCGAATTCCGTCACTGTCCTGTCACGTGTAGTCCCGGTGTTCCGCCGCACTTTGTGCGCTCCGGGAGCAATCAGTTCCGATTTCGCCCCTGAAATTCGATGAGGAATATCTCAAACTGGGTGTTACTTTcgtgatttctagaaaatggGTGTGCCATCAGTTGGCATGCACTACAACTATCTAATACAAACACATggcctcaagtcaataatttaaaagttaattaacgagtttttgttaatcagTGGTAACAGCGTCATTTTAACTCTGGCAAAGTTTTTCCACCTCGACacagttcatgtgcgaaaacggcaaGAGGCTTACTGTAATAGTATTTCtattaaaaaaatctgtattgtattAAAAAACACCCTCTATATTCGCTTGAACATCTCAAATGTTCGGAATGCACTTTCCATTAACTGAAGCAATTTTCGACAGGAATATATGGTAAGATAGCGTTTACCTTCGTTTTCTGTCTTTTCCAATTATTGACAGACTTGGATTCTGTTTATTACTTCTCTGATTGTCCTGATAACGATATCTACGATAGCCTACCGGATTGCTGGCCGGAGAGGAAGACAGACCGAGCTGTTTATGGACATGTCTAAATATTTGTACGCCTACATCGAAGTTCTCTTCTTCGAAGGTAAGGACATGAGTCGCATTACGTTCAGCAAATTTTAAAACATGATTTCTTTTCTCTACGTGGAACCATTTAATTTTCCAGAAGCCTACAGGCAAGTGTTTTACATTGTTCATGTATTTTTGACCATCTTCCGCGCTATGCCCAAGTCCGAGCTTAGGAAATTAAAAGAAATTATCCCACTGAAGAACATGACGTTACACCGTACTAGTAACTTTAATAAATAGTGCACTATTGATAGAGACATTTGAATAGTTGTTGCAGATATGTTTGACGCAGATTGGTTGCAGTTTTCTTGCCGAGTGCTGGTGATACACTCTTCCCGTTTTACGAGTATCTGAGTAATCGCGTTCTTTCACCCTCTACATTTCCTTCGCTCTCTTTGCATGTAttaagtattaaaaaaatacagGCAGCTCCACCCCGTCAAAGCCACCGAGACACCGGAGCTAAGGCCACCCTTGTCAGGCTCATGGtgtaagacagacagacagacaaacaactttattgtggtcctgagaggcaaggcagcgggccaactaggtaggcccccacccagccgttggctagtcccatgtcggaacagagaggccatgcctctccgctctttcacgagccctctggacagcctgaagctggacgtcttgtctggggtctgtgattgccgtcgtccagtcttcttctcttttaaaatcctgtaacgcagggcactgccagagcatgtgacttAAGGAGTCAAATTCACCACAATCTGGGCAAAGTGGATCAATATCCGAATGAAGCATGCTCAGAAAGCCCCTAGAGGGGTAAGACCCCGTCTGCAGCATGCGGAGCGTGCTTGCTTGTGATCTGTGGAGCTTATAATGGGGAAAGGGAAAAGTCTGTCGCTCTCCTCTGTAATGAGATGTTATCTCGTGAAAAGTAACGAGAGGATCACTTTGGACGAGCTCTCCCGAATTCACCCGAGAGGCCACCCCGTCGCGGCTTGTGAAACCTCGCGCACGGTCGTGGGCTATCTCGTTTGGGTTCAGGTGACCCGGCAGTACGTCTGGTCCcatgtgggcgggaaaccagacTATGTGGTGAATGGTGTCTGAGGGAGGTTTGCTGCGGAGAATTTTGGCTGCCTCTGTGGCTATCAATCCCGATGCGAACGCCCTAACGGCCGCTCGGGAGTAAGaaaatatttttcttacaccgtggtctggCTATTGCCttccaatgtttctttttttttttgctagtctTTCTTAGTGTTTATATGTTTTGCAAGTACTTTCTAAGGATGTCTGTGTTctatcattgctctttatttgacactctatattaaagggaccgacaactggccagaacatgggattagatcctggtataaatgaaaagaccgtaaaatatagtgaccgattccagcatccttttcgcgttgcgagtaggatttataATTTTAAATCGggtgtaaaagtaacaaaaaccggtatgtcacgcagcctagcggaagagccctgaagctggattatgaagtcgatcactttgctgtacgtagtctgatgctgtcatgagtgtcataattagtcctcaaagttatagtatgtatattattatccagctccactcaattctgtgctgcttacgaggtaaaaggagctgcacggtgagaagcggcactGCCTTCGTGGCCgtcagtggaccatgtcgagccgcggcgcatgtccgcgatgtgcacgcatgcgcagtaactcaccgcgctcgaacacgaaccgctctcgcgctcactgtttgcagcatatgttgtctcGTGTGTATAATGGCTTCATCTTCaccgcagatggaaaaattctgattacaaatgtttcgcggcgttttccacgttaccattccgtgattaggcactttgaccggtgagctttccgctGCGCTGAGGAAAGtaggtaccatgaaaattggttgtcggtccctttaagcttggGGCATTTTTCAATGCCAGCCAGGTGCGTCCGGTCCAGCCGTTCACCACCTCCTCCTCTAGCTCTTTCCTACTCTCCCCCGTTTGCTAGCCTCCGCTTCTGCTTTGCGGTCATAGGGGAGAGTGCCCTTTGGGTGGAGCCTCGCGACGGAAGTCAGATTAGGTAATGTTTTGTTCAGTTGTGCCCAGATCCGTGCagcggcgtcttgcatccctcatgatCACTATATTGGCTATCATGCTGGCTTTCTAAGAGATACGTTGCTTTGAGATTGTGCGTCTCCGTTCATGGCACTATGCGGGCTACCAAAGGGGACGGGTCACTGCGACGCTGCTGCATGCGCTGCCTATAAGATGTGCCACTCGAGCGCTGTGAGGTGGCGGCGGCATTTGCTCGAGCCACAAAGGAAGGAGCGCGGATACCATAGCACGGGTgaacaaatctgacagacgcaTGATATTGGAGAGGGACAGCGCGTCTATCGCACCTCCATGGAACCATGgtctccgagatggcgggcgcgcggcgtgtttctctccggccgttccaatcgccgcgctccccagcaaaaccAACGTGTTCGCCTggcgcgcccggctaccgcgagGGGGCGCATTCACcagacggccggagagaaacacgccgctatggtggctagagggggaggtgtcagcaatggcgcgccggagacgaagcattttttcatgacgatgcgacggcgcgggaggcatctcggtgccgacagcagcgccgccgcatgggcGCGTCCTCGGGCGCGTCTGTAAGCTCCCATATTTCATGCGCGCGCTGGCTTAGGTTCGCGGAGGTGTTTGACACGGACGCGAGGCGCGTTTTCCGTCCACGACTTCTTACGGCGCAAACTAACGATACAACCAAATTATTTTCGAGATTAggcaaacatatcaatgaagctggcccaacaagagctttggtaattgcttcgtGCTGCTGAAGCTTTGCGTGGAGTGTAACGATTGGAAAACACTGCACCTCGgcttatgcagtgggtggtcgtttgcgggggtattgccccccgtttcgctggcaacttcttggaaaggtacgcagcgacgttggggaacaaagctggaaccgAATCTGGTGTTAGGGAAGGGCGACTATGGGGAATTTCCACTGTTTCACCGTTGATCACGTGTGTGTAGCTGCGAAATATAAACCTCTCGTGGAAGTGAAGTGCACAGACAACGCTGTTCTTGTCCAGCGGCTTATCAGCTCGTGGAATAGAACGTTCCCATCCCTGGCGACGTTCATCATCGGCGGGATAACTGTGATGAGAGACGTATCCCGTAGTGGATCCATAGGCGAAACAATGTCTCTGCTGCCTctgttgctttgccatcacgtagTGTCAGCACATGCAAACCACAACCTCGCAGGTGAGCCGTCGGCGCGTTGTAGCGGATGCTTTTCGGCTTTCTTGCGAGCCTCGGTCGACGACATAAAGTAACTAAGGCACGCGTCCGCTGGTCCGGTGACGGCAACGGATAATCTATCGACGGGACGACAAAACTTCACGACAGAAAGAGTTTTGTGTGCTGACGAGTTCGGCAGCAACACTGGCGTTCGCCGCACAATTGTCTTTCTCTCTTgcgagaaaacgcgacatgcgtttctcgctcgcgaacaatgcggcatacCTTTATCATTCGCGAAAAACGTgacatgcttttctcgctcgcaaaaaccgcgacatacgtacgtttctcggtcgtgaaaaacgcaacatgcgtttctcgctttaGTAGACAGCGTGCCATAGACGCGTTTGCTGACTAGGAAGTTCACGTTTCCCGGGAAGCGCCGGTGGCTACGGGAACGCCTTTTGCCATCAGGCACCAAtacgcacaaacaaaagccgagcaggcgaagcaGCAGGTCACACAACACGCGCTTTGCCGGAGAGAATCCACGAGACCACTTCGACAGACCTCGCTCTAAgcatctcggagacgacgagcgcgccatctgtcggcgtcatgaaaatgtgccgcaccggcttgcacggcgcagccTGGCCGAttctgacacctccccctctagccaccataacgccgcggagaccgcggcagaaagcagagcgcacgTGATTTCAgcgtgcgcatgtttttttttttaaatgcgaatgcatttcttagtcgggctatgtgaggcatccggcgttgtccgcgcgcctctccgctctcactccctctcccatagcaacagctgcgggcgcgcgcactTGTCCTCGcctctagcaaccggagcaggtggtgcgggcggagtagcggagagtgagtggagaggaggagcgcgctctggcctCTGGCCTGTGAGGGCCCTCGcatggcgggagctcggcggagctcccgcgtgtgtggagagagtgtaggagagggtaggtgcagtgcttcgccgctccttctctcgccgttcgctctctctcctccctgcgccaccgcctcaatggagtgcgtttgaaacgcgttcgtagcgtttgtgctgccttggaacagcctgaaaacagcgcgttctaaacgcgtttgtgctgcattgaaggcggtggcaacatccctgaggtgagtacgaacgcacgtaggaagcgttcgttgaaagaggcgcccaaaagggagacacttgagcgcgtcgatgtgtccagctcacgtccagctttacgccattaaaattactacgccgtgtactctcggcgcaagaaattcattcgcatttcctcacgattcccttcggggaggtgggggcattttttttttcattacggtccgcctcagtattttgccagcgtccgtggtgtgcccgaatCACTGGAGCGCCAGATCGAACGCGTTTTGTTGAAGGCAGCGCTGCGCCTTCTGCGACGCTATTCCAATCAGCTTCCCCAGCCacggaacgcgcgcgcgcgtctttccagtccggccgtgcccCAGCGAACGCGTCGCTGTGCGTAGTCGACACGacacgcacagctacggagatatTCCATACTTCGGTGACAACGAGTCCGATGTATCGCAACGCAGTGTCCGGACTTCTGCGACGCCATTCAGTTTCCCCGGTAAACCCGTCGTTGCGCGTGGATTTCCTACTTTTGAGACACAATCGAGTGCGAACGATGGAATTCCCTACTTCCGAGACACGATCGAGTCCGATCCGTTACAGAGGCATCGCAAATATAAGTGCTCTAATATGGGCGGCGCAGTTctacagccaaaaaaaaaagccaaatagAGAATATATACGCACAGCATTGATTTTGCCTCTCGTAAACCTTGACCCGACATTTTCAAATGCGCGGGAGGTTAAATGAAAGCGCGAAACCATTTTTTTCTCGCCACATGCAGCGCCACCAGCGCGGCAAATTTTTCGATCTTCGGTAAGAGCGCCGCGGTGCTGAACActctctctccgtgcgattgggacggccggagggaaacacgccgcgcgcccgccatctcggaggccatgctggaaccatagagtttcctaagatTATCTAGAggagactctggcgctgcgatcgttcagccaccatggggatgatgggtagtacacggatttgcctagtcttcgtgcttgcgggcttcgaacgcagtTTTGGCTTTGTTtagtgttgtgtttcggttttctttcggataaaagaatagaccgctgtgaacttcgtcaccagatttgaattggcgagcctaaaaaagttaacgtggtgaagtggaacagctgacttttgctgaacttcgtctttcgacaaagcggatgctagcgacgcggagccaaaccgagctgaaagaacgaagtttagacaaatccgtgtactacccatcattcccatggtggctgaagcgccatgcgttgcagctcccatagacactagcactagagttccttctagtaagtattgtagggaaCTCTATGCATGGAACGCGCTTAGACGCACGCGTGACGCAAGCAGCCGTACCCTTTATGTGGTGTCGCACAACGACCACTCCCTGAAGTAAGGCGGACCAACGGTTCCCATTGAGGAGCGAACAtttgcactggcattgaaaaaaatggAGGAAGCATTGCTTGGGGTgacgatatgctcattcacggccgcgcaGGAATGCTACGcgagcgttccagtgcggccatGGCCCAATCCGCCCGCCCACTCGCCAAAACGCGTTTTGCTACCACGGCtacgctggaacgcaagcagcgttggaaTCGCTGCTGCTGTCCATGACATGACCATATTATGCCAACAGACGGCGAAGTATCGCCTAGGAGCAGCCAGAgacgtatattccctttgggagagttcggcgctcttttgatctcgccgccagtctggcaactgctgcactacagtctggcaacagcgcgcttccgcgccgccgacgccatttcgtgccgaggtttctcgtgatgctgtacccgtgacgtcgcagtcggcatttatgcttcctctgtgaccaacctggtgtgtctttgctgctgttcgtgcacgtgtcggctgcgtggaacatcgtggacctgcacggacgtcgcaacgGGGGCTTGCAGCGtagtaggctgctctaaaggctctgttgtactccgacgtgcgttcgcgtcagcccgcggcggcgggagatggcgacgctaggttcgtcacgttacgttgacgcgaaaacagagcactctatactcccacttgcgcgacgcactacgtcgccttgacgcatgcgcaattgagcgcactcggcgtcccttcttcacgtagagacacagacgcagttcagtctggataacgtcgccggcgtggaatgcagcatgtcgcatctcccgccggctgcagccgggtcgcgttgacggacgctgggcgcgtcagtcgcatcgcgcgttggcctatagagtgctgcacgtttgttagcgtagcgtcactgtgccgagggtgcgcgcgcgtcgacgttacgctggagtatatcagccccttaactcgctgaagaaagggttcgccagagacggagcgttgcgggcgcacgcgaacgcgagcttacagtgccgcggcacaaaatggcggacagcgccgccgctaaatttggacggttgttggctccgcccctccgccgaactctccgaaggaatatacggctctgggagCAGCTACGCTGTTCAAAAAAAGGAAACTCACCAACTGTGGCGTGAGCGTTGAGAGTCAAATCTGACACTCGTCGTAATAGCGACGCAGGTTCGCTTCGTGCCCCTGGCGAACCGCGTATTGCTTGGAGCCTGGCTAATAGCCTGCTTCGTGCTTGTGAACCTGTTCAACGGCGAAGTGAAGGCCAACCTACTCGCCAAGTCGGAGACCACACGCATTAACACTGTCGACGACCTGTTACGTCATCCCAACATGTTGCCCATCGTCGCTGGAAGATCGCCGCTGGAATACGTACTCCAGGTAATAACGCATTACATACTTAGGCGCATCGAGCATCTCGCCTTGGTGCCAGTGAACCGCAATGACGTGGGTTTCGTTCTTCCATTCGTTTATTAAGGCCACAgtcttcgatgcctcatcaaatgcaaaaaatgACCGACGGCTTCAATACGAGTGGtgcaaaaagaaatcatcacttgATGATGTTACAATATGACGTCATTCTGGCGCCAAAGATCGCCAAATTTTTtgccgtcatcatgacatcacaatgaTGTCaaataacgtgacatcacatcaTGAAGTCATTACATGACATAGACGCTTAGttgaaggtgggccgatcagggcggcagtgcaaaaccaccttaggtgtagaaagatttcggaggttgtggtggaggatcaatacataggctgagaacaaaaataatataatataatatgttataatataatataatataatataatataatataatataatataatataatataatataataataataataataataataataataataataataataataataataataataataataataataatataatataatataatataagggaccctgtgagttctttttttacGTTCAATTTCGGGACAATTCAGTTTATTGCCAACACATCACGATAAAAGTTATTTACATCCTCATGCGCTCCTCGCGGCCTCCTCCATCTCTGGTGCTGTTTCTCTTCCTTCGTGACCACTGATTCGGATAATATATGCTGCCGATATGAAGGAAATCTATTAACCCGAACAGGAATGTATAAAACCGCTGAAGCGTCAATCGAATCCGctgctttgcactttgtcagctaCGGCTCTTCATTTCATCCGCACCAAGCTTTGGATCAAAGGCCTGTGGTGCCATGGCAACCTTTCAATATGTAAGAGTTGGTTTTCTTTAGAGAACATAGATAAGTAAACGCGATGTTATATTACTATACCACGAGAACCGCAGTGGTGAAATGTTTACGTGCATATGGGGAATGCAATCATTGCTCATGCATCGCAGGCGTGCActaatcaaaaatacaacatgAAAATAAGCGAAACTCAAATAGCAGCTACGAGTTCAAGTAGCCGTATCCCAACCGGCCAATCAGCGTGGTAACTGCAACGAATGCGTAATGCTGCGCGGTCCTTGATGTTACCGTACCTCGTCTTCATGCGCAGACGTCCAGCCTCAAGGGTGTGCGCGACGTGTACGCGCGATCGGTGCAACGCAAGGGCCTACTGCCCGTGATGCAGCTGTACACGCCGCGCACGCTGGACATGGTGGTGCAGCGGCGCGCCGCTATCATGCTGGACACCACCAGCGCTCGAGTGCACGCCTCCAAGCAGTGCTCGGTGCTTCGCGGCTACTTCTACATCGGCACCCAGAACATCTGGCTGCTGCGCTCCTCCTGGTACTTCCGTCGGGACATTCCGCGTTGGATTGTTACCGAATTCGACAAAAGGTAAGCTTTCATTTATTGATTTACTCAacatttgtttgttcgtttgtttccttgcttacttgcttgcttgcttgcttgtgggCACTTCATACTACCGCACGAAAGGCAGTCGACTCCGATTAAGAAAAGTAAAGCAGAGAGCAAGTAATATgtacacatattattattattattattattattattattattattattattattattattattattattatttggttgcA
Proteins encoded:
- the LOC119394606 gene encoding uncharacterized protein LOC119394606, which gives rise to MSSASVNGSASSSVCNYDALKSHSYMQCGWVGQSMAHKVKEKAVLLVDVAAGPFDVEHFLWKEFPSTKQLFSDDMKILSGMRDPFVSDSGAFINMFDRTTWILFITSLIVLITISTIAYRIAGRRGRQTELFMDMSKYLYAYIEVLFFEATQVRFVPLANRVLLGAWLIACFVLVNLFNGEVKANLLAKSETTRINTVDDLLRHPNMLPIVAGRSPLEYVLQTSSLKGVRDVYARSVQRKGLLPVMQLYTPRTLDMVVQRRAAIMLDTTSARVHASKQCSVLRGYFYIGTQNIWLLRSSWYFRRDIPRWIVTEFDKRVLWLSAMPSPFMRDEEVYPHGTPCFLGSHKQDRSSAYQPLRFEDLRAVFILSGYILATSAFFLLVEFVVYGVMCCANCVKRSTGRLPTAVSPGY